One segment of Sesamum indicum cultivar Zhongzhi No. 13 linkage group LG4, S_indicum_v1.0, whole genome shotgun sequence DNA contains the following:
- the LOC105160716 gene encoding PTI1-like tyrosine-protein kinase At3g15890 isoform X2: MQQTTSTTITKSEKVDLEAYIGVEQIAVKRLKAMTAKAEMEFAVEVEILGRVRHKNLLGLRGFYAGGDERLIVYDYMPNHSLITHLHGQLAADCLLDWSRRMKIAIGSAEGLAYLHHEANPHIIHRDIKASNVLLDSEFQAKVADFGFAKLIPEGVTHLTTRVKGTLGYLAPEYAMWGKVSESCDVYSFGILLLEIISARKPLEKLAGGVKRDIVQWATPYVQKGAFDHIADPRLKGDFDRDELKKVIMIAMKCTDGNPENRPSMLEVVGWLKGGVGSRKKELGIVKNNYMIDGYDEDEDEEDEEDYETDYEVFGMEKYVTRSGGEKI; the protein is encoded by the exons ATTGCTGTGAAGAGGTTGAAGGCGATGACTGCCAAAGCAGAGATGGAATTTGCTGTAGAGGTGGAGATACTTGGCAGGGTTAGGCATAAGAATTTACTAGGTTTGAGGGGATTTTACGCTGGCGGAGATGAAAGATTAATAGTGTATGATTATATGCCTAATCATAGCTTAATCACTCATTTACATGGACAACTTGCCGCTGATTGCCTGTTGGATTGGTCTCGGAGGATGAAAATTGCTATTGGATCAGCTGAGGGATTAGC CTACTTGCATCATGAAGCAAACCCTCACATAATACACAGAGACATAAAGGCCAGCAATGTGCTGCTAGACTCCGAGTTCCAGGCAAAAGTGGCTGATTTTGGATTCGCCAAACTGATACCTGAAGGGGTTACTCATTTGACAACAAGAGTTAAAGGAACCCTAGGTTACTTAGCCCCCGAATACGCCATGTGGGGGAAAGTCTCAGAAAGTTGCGACGTCTACAGCTTTGGAATACTGCTTCTCGAGATAATCAGCGCCCGGAAACCCCTGGAAAAGCTGGCTGGAGGGGTCAAGCGCGATATCGTGCAATGGGCAACACCGTATGTTCAAAAGGGTGCCTTTGACCACATTGCAGACCCTAGATTGAAGGGAGATTTTGATCGCGATGAGCTGAAAAAAGTGATCATGATCGCCATGAAATGCACGGATGGGAACCCAGAGAATAGGCCAAGCATGTTGGAGGTGGTGGGGTGGCTCAAGGGTGGAGTAGGGAGCCGGAAGAAGGAGCTTGGaatagtgaaaaataattatatgattgatgGATATGATGAAGACGAGGACGAAGAAGACGAGGAAGATTATGAGACGGATTATGAGGTTTTTGGGATGGAGAAATATGTGACAAGATCAGGTGGGGAAAAGATTTAG